In Gimesia sp., the following are encoded in one genomic region:
- the dxs gene encoding 1-deoxy-D-xylulose-5-phosphate synthase, which translates to MKIEILPRIKSPVDLRTLSGSELETLADEIREVLCTVVEDRSAHFASNLGVVELCIALHLAYDFRKDRLIWDTGHQIYPHKLITGRYEEISSIRRKGGLMGYPNPEESDYDLFMTGHAGASVSTVMGLKAGDDLAGEPGRKSVAVIGDGALPSGVVFEAMNNAAGLNQDVLVILNDNKMGICPRVGGLAKYLDKARVAPFYNGLKRDVSWLLNKLPVVGESMENTLGSFKEAVKGFLHGGMLFEEMGFRYIGPVDGHDIESLSGYLQMIKNIKGPVLLHVLTEKGHGFEPATNDPVSFHAPAPFQRNEDNEIVPIEKPGAAKSKAYTDVVSNSILQAMTDNERVVVLTAAMCAGNKLGKIRDAFPDRFFDTGICEAHAVAFAGGMAKAGLRPIVDIYSTFLQRSFDHIFQEVALQNLPVTFCLDRAGIAGEDGPTHHGAFDNSYMRCFPNMVLMSPGDAQDVEHMLEFSLTFDGPTAIRYPKAAADAVERQVASVELGKSEVYVWGKDGMLVAFGSLFTDCVRAAEQLREEGLDVGVINARFAKPLDTEVIHQALQESGFVITVEEGTLCGGFGSAVLESANEAGINTQHLRRMGIPDRFIEHGHRGELLADLGLDVAGISAAAREMAQQSRLLINE; encoded by the coding sequence ATGAAAATCGAAATTCTTCCCCGGATCAAATCCCCCGTGGATTTGAGAACGCTTTCCGGGTCTGAACTCGAAACACTGGCAGATGAAATACGTGAAGTTTTGTGTACCGTGGTGGAAGACCGGTCGGCTCACTTTGCCAGTAACCTGGGAGTTGTTGAACTCTGTATTGCCCTGCACCTTGCGTACGACTTCCGCAAGGATCGTCTCATCTGGGACACCGGGCATCAAATCTACCCACACAAACTGATCACCGGCCGCTACGAAGAGATCTCCAGCATCCGCCGCAAAGGGGGCCTGATGGGCTACCCCAACCCGGAAGAGAGTGACTACGACCTCTTCATGACCGGGCATGCCGGCGCGAGTGTCTCGACCGTCATGGGCCTCAAAGCAGGCGACGATCTCGCTGGAGAACCGGGACGCAAATCGGTGGCCGTCATCGGCGATGGCGCACTCCCCTCGGGCGTCGTCTTCGAAGCGATGAACAACGCCGCCGGCCTCAACCAGGATGTCCTCGTCATCCTGAACGACAATAAAATGGGAATCTGCCCCCGTGTCGGCGGACTCGCAAAGTACCTGGATAAAGCACGTGTCGCTCCCTTCTACAACGGTCTGAAGCGCGATGTCTCCTGGCTGCTGAATAAGCTGCCCGTCGTCGGCGAGTCGATGGAAAACACACTGGGCAGCTTCAAAGAAGCCGTCAAAGGCTTCCTGCACGGCGGGATGCTCTTCGAGGAAATGGGCTTCCGCTACATCGGCCCGGTAGACGGACACGATATTGAATCACTGTCCGGTTACCTGCAGATGATCAAGAACATCAAAGGCCCGGTTCTGCTGCACGTACTGACGGAAAAAGGACATGGCTTCGAACCGGCCACCAACGATCCGGTCTCCTTCCACGCCCCAGCTCCGTTTCAGCGGAATGAAGACAACGAAATCGTTCCCATCGAAAAGCCGGGGGCTGCTAAATCCAAGGCTTATACCGACGTCGTCAGCAATTCGATCCTCCAGGCCATGACCGACAACGAACGCGTTGTTGTGCTCACCGCAGCCATGTGTGCCGGTAATAAACTGGGCAAAATTCGTGACGCCTTCCCCGATCGCTTCTTCGATACCGGCATTTGTGAAGCTCACGCGGTCGCATTCGCCGGCGGGATGGCCAAAGCCGGTCTGCGACCGATCGTCGATATCTACAGCACCTTCCTGCAGCGGAGCTTCGACCACATCTTCCAGGAAGTGGCCCTGCAGAATCTGCCCGTCACCTTCTGTCTGGACCGCGCCGGGATTGCCGGCGAAGATGGTCCGACCCACCATGGTGCCTTCGACAACTCCTACATGCGGTGCTTCCCCAACATGGTGCTGATGTCCCCCGGGGATGCCCAGGACGTCGAACATATGCTGGAATTCTCGCTGACCTTTGATGGCCCGACAGCCATTCGCTACCCCAAAGCAGCCGCTGATGCGGTGGAACGTCAGGTTGCCTCTGTCGAACTGGGCAAGTCCGAAGTCTATGTCTGGGGCAAAGATGGCATGCTTGTTGCCTTCGGATCCCTGTTTACCGACTGTGTTCGCGCCGCCGAACAACTGCGGGAAGAGGGGCTCGATGTCGGTGTGATCAACGCCCGCTTCGCCAAACCCCTGGATACCGAGGTCATCCATCAGGCCCTGCAGGAATCGGGCTTTGTGATTACCGTTGAAGAAGGTACACTCTGTGGCGGTTTTGGATCCGCTGTGCTGGAATCGGCTAACGAAGCCGGCATCAACACGCAGCACCTCAGACGCATGGGTATTCCCGATCGATTTATCGAACACGGTCATCGTGGGGAACTCCTGGCCGATTTGGGACTGGATGTGGCAGGCATTTCTGCCGCAGCGCGTGAGATGGCTCAGCAGTCCAGATTATTGATCAACGAGTAA
- a CDS encoding polyprenyl synthetase family protein, with translation MSQPPSFKAMWSSLQEQVNQRLDAALDPSTDCPPILKEAMSYSLSAGGKRLRPILVLLSCEACGGDPESALPAACAIEMVHTYSLIHDDLPAMDDDALRRGMPTSHIKFGEANAILAGDALLTRAFELLAREIEVKSIAADCCVDLANAAGAVGMVGGQVADLESEHLTEATLEQLEAIHRRKTGRLICSALTMGARIGGADPELLRNLERYGTCIGLAFQITDDLLDLTGDEEKMGKGVRKDADHGKLTYPSLIGVEDSRQRAQNLVEEACLSIAPLGSHGQRLEELAHFILERDH, from the coding sequence ATGAGTCAGCCCCCGTCCTTCAAAGCCATGTGGAGCAGTCTGCAGGAACAGGTCAACCAGCGTCTGGACGCGGCCCTGGATCCCTCAACCGACTGCCCACCCATTCTCAAAGAGGCAATGTCTTACAGCCTCTCTGCCGGGGGAAAACGGCTCCGTCCCATCCTCGTACTGCTCAGCTGTGAAGCCTGCGGTGGAGATCCGGAATCCGCCCTACCCGCTGCCTGTGCGATCGAGATGGTGCACACCTATTCGCTGATCCATGACGACCTCCCCGCCATGGATGATGACGCACTCCGTCGGGGCATGCCCACCAGTCATATCAAGTTCGGAGAAGCCAACGCGATTCTCGCCGGCGATGCCCTGCTCACGCGGGCGTTTGAACTGCTGGCCAGAGAAATCGAAGTAAAGTCAATTGCAGCAGACTGTTGTGTCGACCTGGCCAATGCCGCCGGTGCAGTCGGCATGGTCGGTGGACAGGTCGCGGATCTCGAGTCCGAACACCTGACAGAAGCCACACTCGAACAGCTGGAAGCCATCCATCGTCGCAAAACCGGTCGACTGATCTGCAGTGCCCTCACCATGGGGGCCCGCATCGGAGGCGCCGACCCCGAACTGCTGCGAAACCTGGAGAGATACGGGACTTGCATAGGATTGGCATTCCAAATAACTGACGACCTGCTTGATTTAACAGGTGATGAAGAAAAAATGGGAAAAGGCGTGCGAAAAGACGCCGATCACGGTAAATTAACTTACCCCTCGCTGATTGGCGTTGAAGATAGTCGCCAACGCGCCCAAAATTTAGTTGAGGAAGCGTGCCTCTCGATCGCCCCACTTGGGAGCCACGGCCAAAGATTGGAAGAACTGGCCCACTTTATATTAGAACGAGATCACTGA
- a CDS encoding M20/M25/M40 family metallo-hydrolase — MSQPKNNTPKVNDKRALQLVTELMAIPGKSGEEGQIAAEIQRRLIAAGLSEKQITFDTAHKKSSIGGECGNMIVKLPGTVKGPRRLLMAHMDTVPLCVGAEPVKKGKLIHSKSPLTALGADDRGGCSVILNTLITILEQDLPHPPLTFVWMVQEEIGLVGVRHLTTSKLGKPAMCFNWDGKLADMVCIGATGDSGMLIHINGLASHAGAHPELGVSAAVIAGRAIDDLATNGWHGLVVKGKDSGSSNIGVLSGGAATNVVMPELTIKAEARSHNPRFRERILKEFKKAFEKAAKSTKNSAGQKGRVSFESYLKYDSFRLSADEPAVQTASQAIRKRGGTPDLSIGNGGLDANWMTAHGFPTVTLGCGQQDIHTTSETLMIDEYLKACQIGLDLATATESDT; from the coding sequence ATGAGCCAACCCAAAAACAACACACCTAAAGTCAATGACAAGAGGGCATTACAACTTGTCACCGAGCTGATGGCCATCCCCGGAAAAAGCGGAGAGGAAGGCCAGATCGCCGCCGAGATCCAGCGCAGACTCATCGCCGCCGGTCTCTCCGAGAAACAGATCACCTTCGACACCGCCCATAAGAAGAGCAGCATTGGTGGTGAATGTGGGAACATGATCGTCAAACTGCCCGGTACGGTGAAAGGACCGCGGCGGCTCCTGATGGCCCACATGGACACAGTCCCCCTCTGTGTCGGAGCGGAACCGGTCAAAAAAGGGAAGCTGATCCATTCAAAGAGCCCGCTCACCGCTCTGGGAGCTGACGACCGCGGGGGCTGCAGTGTGATTCTCAACACCCTGATCACCATCCTCGAACAGGATCTCCCCCACCCCCCTCTCACCTTTGTCTGGATGGTGCAGGAAGAGATCGGCCTGGTCGGCGTGCGGCATTTGACCACAAGCAAGCTGGGCAAACCTGCCATGTGCTTCAACTGGGACGGCAAACTGGCCGACATGGTCTGCATCGGTGCCACCGGTGATTCGGGTATGCTGATTCACATCAATGGACTCGCCAGCCACGCGGGTGCCCATCCCGAACTCGGCGTCAGTGCCGCCGTCATCGCGGGGAGAGCCATCGACGATCTCGCTACCAACGGCTGGCACGGACTGGTTGTCAAAGGCAAAGACTCAGGCTCCAGCAATATCGGCGTCCTGTCCGGCGGAGCAGCCACCAACGTCGTCATGCCGGAACTCACGATTAAAGCAGAAGCCCGCAGCCATAACCCCCGCTTCCGCGAACGCATCCTCAAGGAATTCAAAAAAGCCTTTGAAAAAGCAGCCAAATCCACGAAAAACAGTGCCGGACAAAAAGGCCGTGTTTCGTTTGAGTCCTACTTAAAATACGACTCCTTCCGGCTCTCCGCAGACGAACCTGCCGTCCAGACCGCCAGCCAGGCGATCCGGAAACGGGGCGGGACTCCCGACCTCTCCATCGGAAATGGCGGACTGGATGCTAACTGGATGACCGCCCACGGCTTCCCCACCGTCACCCTCGGTTGCGGCCAGCAGGATATTCATACCACCAGCGAGACGCTGATGATCGATGAATATCTCAAAGCCTGCCAGATCGGCCTGGACCTCGCGACGGCAACCGAATCAGATACATAA